The following nucleotide sequence is from Streptomyces leeuwenhoekii.
GACACCGGCGAACAGCACGTCGTGCACCTCGCCGGCGACGTGGTCCTCGCCGCCCCCGGCATCGAGCTGGAGGACCTCGAATCACCGCCTTCGGTCTTCTCCTGACCCGGAGGCCCGGCCGGGAAAGACCTGACCGGCCCGACAAGCCCGACAAGCCCGACGGGCCCGACCGGCCGAAGGAGCTTCACGTCAGCGGCGGCCCGGCACCCGTGCCACCGACTACGCCGGCGGTACGAACCCGGAGACGGGCCGCTCGGCCGGCCCCGGCTCCCGCGGCACCGCGGGTCCGCCCCCGCCCGCCGCCGCCTCGCCCGGGCCACCGGCCGCCCCGGCCGGCGCGCCGTACCCGGCATCGCGGACGTCCGGCCGTACGGGCGCCGCCGAGCCCGGCACAGGGGAACCCGCCGCAGCGGGACCCGGCGCCGCCCAGGCCATCGCGCCGCCCCCGGCCCCGCCGCCCGGCGCCGCACCGCTCGGCCCCGCACCGCTCCCGAAAGCACGCCGAGCCTCCCGGGCCTGCCGCTCCTGGACCACGGCGGCCAGATACGCGGCCGGCGGAACGTCCTGCGGCGCCGGAGCCCCCGTACGAGCCGCGACGTCGGCCGCGAGCCGCTCCGCCATGGCCCATGCGACCTGCGGATCCAACTGCTGCATCCGCGTCAGGTACTGCCGCACGGCCAGCCACAGACCGTCCGGAACGGCCGACAGATCCAGGCCCGAGAACCGCCCCGCCAGCCACGGCGGAGGCGGGGGCACGAACGCCGCCGGGGACACGGCCACCCGCTCCCGGACGACCAGAGTCCCCGCGAACACGTCACCGATCCGCCGCCCCCGCGCCGACACCAGCGAGGCGATGCAGGCGACCACCCCGAACGTCACGAGGATCTCGATCACACCGATCAGCCCCCGCACCAGCGCGTGCCGGAACCGGATCGGCCCACCGTCGTCCCGCACCACCCGCAGCCCGCAGGCCATCTTCCCGAGCGACCGCCCATGACTGAGCGTCTCGACCGCGACCGGCACGCCCACCAGCACCAGGACGAACGCGGCGATCGACACCGCCGTCTGCGCCGCCGCGTCCAGCGAGGCCGTCGAAGCCACCAGCGCGACGGTCACCGCCACGTACACGGCCACCGCCACCGCCAGATCGAGCAGTACGGCCAGGGCCCTGCTGGGCAGCCTCGCGGGCCGCAGCTCCAGCGCCACCGCCTCGCCCGTCACCAGCTCACTCACGCCTGCCGCCCCTTCCCCTGACCTGCCCCCGACACCGCCAGTCTGCCAAGCTGAGGGCCCAGCGCGCCGCAGTACGACAAGCAGATCCACGCCGAGCCGCCGACCACAGCCAGGAGCAGGCACCCCGATGGACCTCGACGTCTTCGTCTCCGCCCACCGAGCCGAGTGGGACCGCCTCGACGCGCTGCTCCGCCGCCGGCGCCGCCTCGACGGAGCCGAGGCCGACGAACTCGTCACCCTCTACCAGCGCACCGCCACCCACCTCTCCCTGATCCAGTCCAGTGCCCCGGACCCACAGCTGACCGGACGGCTCAGCCAGTTGGTGGCACGTGCGCGGGGCGCCGTGACCGGCACCCGACGCGCGTCATGGCGCGACGTCACCCGCTTCCTCGCCCACGGTTTCCCCGCCGCCGTCTACCGGACGCGCCACTGGTGGGTCCCCACCGCTCTCCTGTCGACGGCGGTGGCAGCGCTCCTGGGGTGGTGGATCGGCACCCACCCGGAGGTGCAGTCCTCCATAGCGGCGCCCAGCGAACTGCGTGAGCTGACCCGC
It contains:
- a CDS encoding RDD family protein, translated to MSELVTGEAVALELRPARLPSRALAVLLDLAVAVAVYVAVTVALVASTASLDAAAQTAVSIAAFVLVLVGVPVAVETLSHGRSLGKMACGLRVVRDDGGPIRFRHALVRGLIGVIEILVTFGVVACIASLVSARGRRIGDVFAGTLVVRERVAVSPAAFVPPPPPWLAGRFSGLDLSAVPDGLWLAVRQYLTRMQQLDPQVAWAMAERLAADVAARTGAPAPQDVPPAAYLAAVVQERQAREARRAFGSGAGPSGAAPGGGAGGGAMAWAAPGPAAAGSPVPGSAAPVRPDVRDAGYGAPAGAAGGPGEAAAGGGGPAVPREPGPAERPVSGFVPPA